GGAGTATTTACGGTTCATGGCATCATCATGATTTTTATGGTGGTGATTCCGGGTTTGTCTGCTGTTTTTGGAAATTTCTTTTTACCGATTTTGATAGGAGCAAAGGATGTGGCATTTCCAAAATTGAATCTGTTTTCATGGTGGATTTTTATTTTTGGAAGTATCCTTGCCGTTGCCTCACAATTTCTCAGAACCGGCCCGCCCGATACCGGCTGGACGTTCTATGCACCTTACAGTACATCTACCGGAACAAGCGTAATCATGGCTACAACAGCAGCTTTTGTGCTCGGTTTTTCTTCCATACTTACCGGTTTGAATTTTATTGTTACCATTCACCGCATGCGGGCTCCGGGAATGAAATTTTTCAGTATGCCGCTGTTCCCATGGTCCATTTATGCTACTGCATGGATACAGTTGCTCGCCACACCTATTGTCGGTATCACACTGTTGATGCTCATTGCAGAACGTCTGTTCGGAATCGGATTTTTTAATCCTGAACTCGGCGGCGATCCGGTATTGTTTCAGCACCTGTTCTGGATATATTCTCATCCTGCCGTCTATATCATGATTCTTCCTGCCATGGGTGTTATCACTGAAATCATTCCTACGTTTTGCCAGCGAAAAGTATATGGCTATAAAGCCATAGCGTTTTCAAGTATTGCCATTGCGGGCGTCGGATTTTTAGTTTGGGGACACCACATGTATACATCCGGAATGAGCGAAAATGCGCGTTGGTTTTTCTCACTGCTTACATTTATTGTCGCAGTACCGAGTGCTATCAAGGTTTTTAACTGGTTAGCGACCATGTACAAAGGCTCCATAGATATCAAACCGCCCTTTCTTTTTGCACTTTCATTTATTTTTCTGTTCCTGATTGGCGGGCTAACCGGACTCCTGTTAGGCTCTGTTGCTACCAATATTCAGGTTCATGATACCTCATTTGTTGTTGCCCATTTTCACTATATTATTTTTGGTGGGATGGGATTTGCATTTTTTGCCGCCATTCATTACTGGCTGCCGAAAATGTATGGAAAAATGTATAATTTCAGACGTGCAACCATCGCCTGGGCCATTATTTTTGTTGGATTTAATTTGCTCTATTTCCCTCAGTTTATTATCGGAATTCAGGGCATGCCGCGTCGTTATTTCGACTATCTGCCGCAGTTCCAGCCGGCACAGGTAATATCAACAATAGGCGGTATTATTTTGATTAGCGGATTTATTTTAATGGTGTACAATCTGGTAATGGGCGTGCGTAAAGGTGCACCTGCTCCGGCAAATCCATGGGGCGGAAGCACACTGGAGTGGCAGATTCCTTCACCTCCTCCGGTTGAGAATTTCGATGAAGCACCGGTAATCAAGCAAAATCCATACGATTATAAATAATAATTTTTAATGATGAGTGAAACTGAAACCCACCTCGAAGAGCACCGCGACGACGAAGCATCGAAGTTAGGAATGTGGCTCTTCATATTTACAGAACTGCTGTTATTTGGCGGATTGTTTCTGGTTTATTCGATTTACAGAGCGCAATATCCGGCTAATTTTCATGAGGCCAGTCTGGAACTGAGTGTTACCATTGGTGCTATCAATACCATCGTATTACTGTTTAGCAGCATGACGATTGCCATGGCACTCACAGCCATGCAAAAAGGGAACAAAAAACTCACACTGCGGTTAATTGCCGTTACCTTGCTGATGGCCGTTGTGTTTCTGGTAAATAAGTATTTTGAATGGGGCGCGAAATTCGAACACGGTCTTTATCCCGGCTCCGACCTGATGCCTTTGCTTGAACGCGGACACCTGCTGTATTTTAGCTTGTACTTCTTTATGACCGGGCTGCATGCACTCCACATTATTATTGGTATGATTCTGCTGTTGGTGGTATACTTTAAAGTAAAGAACGGAAGCATCCATATTGAAAGGTTTGTGCTGTTGGAAAATGGAGCGCTTTATTGGCATCTTGTTGACCTTATCTGGATATTCCTGTTCCCATTATTGTACCTTATTACCTAAGCAAAAAATTGTTGACATGTCAGATAAAACTACACATATTACGGAATATAAAGTGCTCGTCAGAGTGCTGCTGGCACTGATGTTTTTTACATTTCTTACTATCAGTATTACCTCATTTCACCTGGCAGCTTTTACAGTTACGGTAGCCCTGCTGATTGCAGGTGTAAAAGGCTTTCTGGTGCTTTCTTATTTCATGCATCTTAAATATGAAAGCATGCTGCTGCGCATTTTGGTGGGTATGATTTTCGTGCTTTTTACCCTGATAGTGCTCATTACTTTTATTGATTATTCATATAGATAACAGAACTGAAATTATGTTTTCTGAAGCCTCGAATTTTGTTCACGGTGTTGACAAAGCCTTTCTGATAATCTTAGGAATATCGTTCTTTTTCCTGATTTCACTTACTACTACCATGCTCGTTTTTGTGGTAAAATACAACCGGAAAAAGAATGCTGAAGCGGTGCAGATAAAAGATAGTTCTCTGCTCGAATTTACCTGGACTGCAATACCCATGATTCTCGTACTTTTTATGTTTTATGTGGGATGGGAAGGATTTCTGCCAATGCGCAAAGCTCCTGCCGGTGCCATGGAAGTGAAGGTTATCGGGCGCATGTGGAAATGGGCATTTGAATACCCCGGCAAAAAACAATCGGATACGCTTGTATTGCCCATAAACAAAGCAGTGAAACTGAATCTCATTTCAAAGGACGTGATACACGGCTTGTTTATTCCCGCTTTCAGAATAAAAGAAGATGTTGTTCCCGGTAAAAATAATTATACTTGGTTTATTCCCGGATTAATCGGAGAATACGACTTGCTGTGTTCTTCGTACTGCGGCATAAATCATTCTTACATGTCGGCCGTAGTTAAAGTGGTGCCGGAACCTGTTTTTACAAAATGGCTGGCAGCACTGCCCGTTAAAAAGGTGGACGATAATAACGAAGGCTACATTGTTCTTGAGAAAAATGGATGTTTTTCCTGCCATTCGCTCGAAGGTTCAAAGCTGATTGGTCCTTCGTTTAAAGGCATCTACGGAACTACCGTGGAGGTTATTACTGACGGTGTCAAAAGAAAAGTAGTGGTTGATGACGATTATATCACCAACTCTATTTACGATCCGGGCAAAGATGTTGTAGTCGGCTTCCCGCAAGGATTGATGAAATCATACAACGGGCTTGTAAAGAAAAATGACATCCCGAAAATTACTGAATACCTGAAAACCTTAGCCCCGAAATAGCCTGAAAGCATCTGCTGTATATTCCATTCCTGCTCTGATAAAATACAGAGTTTCACTGGCGGTTACCTTCACTGCAATTACCGGATATATTGTGTGTGCCGGTGCTTTTGATTTTCAGATTCTGTTTTTGGCTCTGGGTGTGTTTCTGCTGGCCGGCGGCGCCGGTGCGTTGAACCAGATTCAGGAGCGAAGCTACGATGCCCGCATGGAAAGAACCATGAATCGCCCCATTCCGTCAGGTCGGATTTCAGTGGCGAATGCGGTCATGGTGTCTCTCTTTTTTATAGTCGGCGGCACAATGATGCTGTATCTCTTTTTCGGACTGATACCCGCTGTATTAGGCTTGTTCAATATTTTATGGTACAATTTGTTTTATACGAATCTTAAAAAAGTAACCGCCTTTGCAGTGGTTCCAGGTTCGCTTACCGGTGCTGTTCCTGCCCTTATGGGATGGGCTGCTGCAGGAGGTTCTATCCTTGATTCAACCATTATTTTCATCGCGTTTTTTCTGTTTATCTGGCAGGTTCCGCATTTTTGGCTGCTGATGCTGAAATACGGCAAAGAATATGAAGAAGCCGGATTCCCGACCATCAACCGCACAGTAAGTCCGGCCAATCTCAGAATGATTGTTTTTTCATGGATTATTGCTACCTCTGCTTCATCCATGATGGTTCCGTTTTTTATTTCCGATATTTCAACCGTTCTGTTCGCCGCTATTGTTATCCTGAATATTTTATTTGTAACCACTTTTATCAAGCTCTCGTTTGGAAAATCGGCCGTAATTAACCTTCGAAGCTCTTTCCTCAGCCTGAATATCTACATGCTCCTGTTCATGGTCATCATGGCGGTTTATCATCTTCTGGTGTAATAATATGAATATTACTGTGAATGAACCAACAGTACAATGTCTCTGTGTAACTCCGTGATATCTCTGTGTTTATCCGTGTAATATTTTATTAATTTCAAAGAGGCACGCGCAGAAGACACGAAGAACCTTATCATTGTATTTCAAAATCCTGGTCCGCATGAATCGTTAAATTGAATTAATAAGCGTTTCACATAAGTTAATTGGCGTTAATTTACTTTTGCGGAATTTAACATTATTTCTTTCTTTGAAGTTCTGTATTGCCTGTTCGAACCGGTAATCCTTACATTTTAATCATGCCGCCATGTTAATCAGTTCTTTTGTACCTTTGATGAAATCATTGTACGCATATGAAATACCTGAAACCGCTTTCTCTGATAGTTGTGGTATTGCTGTTTGCTGCATTTTCCTGTAAAACAGCACAAAAGGCCAATACTCCCGAAAGTGTGGCAAAACGCTTTCTTGAACATTTCAGTAAACTTGAATTTGATAAAGCAGCTGAACTGGGCACAGCCGACACTCGCCGCATGATTGAATTCATGGGCTCACTGGCCGACATGGCCAAAGAAAAGGGCGCCGACAGCAGCTTTAAGGGAAAAGCTATCAATGTTGAAATCGTCCGTACTGTAGTTGACGGTAAAGTAGCTGTTGTGTACTATAAAGATCAGACGGGCAAAGAGCAGCGCATTAATCTGCTCAAGCAAGATGGAAAATGGCTGGTTGACATGAAAAAGGAAGACCCTATGATGAAAGGCAAATCATAATAATTGGTCAAAGCCGTAGTGAGCGATGTCTTTTCAACGTCCGTTTAAGTACATGATTTTCACTGCTTAAAATTGGCTTTTTTCAGATATTCAAGAAACAGATTCATCCCTTTTTTCTTATCATCATCAAGCGAATAGCTTAGACAATTGCGGTAATAGTCGTCAAGGTCTATGGATATTTTCGACGTTTCGTATGCGTCTTCAATGGTTTCCCTGATGCAGCTCACACCGTATTCTGTTGCCATCGCGAAAGCATTTTCCTGCTCATCGGGCAATTTGCGCCCCGACGCCCACACCGCGAACACAAAGGGAAGTCCGGTGAAACGGTTCCATTCGGCAGCCAGATCATATGAGAATTCGTACAATGGCTCAAGGCCGAAAGCTTTATCACCAATCACCACAACGGATTCGAGCAGTCGGTAGCGGTCGTTGCCGCCGTCAGGTACATAAAAATATTCGGGTTGAATTTTCCAGAAATGCATGGCGAGCAGGCGCGCCAGCGCTACCGAAGTGCGTGATTCGGTATCAAGATAAATCTTCTTTATCTTATCGAGCGGCTTATTACTGAGCAGTAACACACTCTTTACTTTTCCCTGCGCACCGATGCAATAGTCGCTTTGAAGGCGGTACGCCGGAATTTTCAACAGCGCACCCACCGGAATAAGCCCGATATCGGCCTTTTTCTGAATCACCTTTTCGGCACATATCGACGGAACATCTAACGAAAGCTCGTAATCTTCCAGAAAACCGCTTTTTTTGATTCCATAAATAAAGGGCAGCGTATTCAGATAAGATACAGCCGAGATTTTCAAGGATGGCATAAGCAGATGTGGTTTATGCAAATGTACAAAGAAATCATTGTTAAAAATCCACTGCACGAATTTCAACTCAACTGAATTAAAATAAATACATTTGTTGGTGATTATCTAACAAACAGTTTTATTATGGAACTCTCTGAACTTACCGCATTATCGCCTGCTGATGGCCGTTACAGATACAAAACACAGGAACTGGCACAGTTCTTTTCTGAGTACGCTCTGATTAAATACAGGGTAATGGTGGAGGTAGAATACTTCATTGCACTGGGTGGCATTGGCCTTCCGCAGATGAAGAAATTCACCGCAAAGGAACAGGAAAAGCTGCGTGCTGTCTACCTCGACTTCTCGGTTCAGGATGCGAAAGTAATCAAGCAGATCGAGCGCAGAACCAACCACGACGTCAAAGCGGTTGAGTATTTCATCAAGCAAAAGTTAGTTAAACTGAAACTCGGCGATTATAAGGAGTTTGTGCATTTTGCGCTCACATCGCAGGATATAAATAATACCGCGCTTCCGCTGATGGTGTGCGATGCCTATACCATGGTTCTTGAACCGGAACTCGACGGCATTATTCTTACGCTGAATCAAATGGCCAACGACTGGAAAGAGATTCCTATGCTGGCACGTACGCACGGACAACCCGCTTCAC
This is a stretch of genomic DNA from Bacteroidota bacterium. It encodes these proteins:
- a CDS encoding cbb3-type cytochrome c oxidase subunit I, with protein sequence MNNGTAKVEYVSYLQHKGKFKGLFSWIFATDHKRIALLYLYAIATFFFIGAILGLMMRFELIAPGETIMKPQTYNGVFTVHGIIMIFMVVIPGLSAVFGNFFLPILIGAKDVAFPKLNLFSWWIFIFGSILAVASQFLRTGPPDTGWTFYAPYSTSTGTSVIMATTAAFVLGFSSILTGLNFIVTIHRMRAPGMKFFSMPLFPWSIYATAWIQLLATPIVGITLLMLIAERLFGIGFFNPELGGDPVLFQHLFWIYSHPAVYIMILPAMGVITEIIPTFCQRKVYGYKAIAFSSIAIAGVGFLVWGHHMYTSGMSENARWFFSLLTFIVAVPSAIKVFNWLATMYKGSIDIKPPFLFALSFIFLFLIGGLTGLLLGSVATNIQVHDTSFVVAHFHYIIFGGMGFAFFAAIHYWLPKMYGKMYNFRRATIAWAIIFVGFNLLYFPQFIIGIQGMPRRYFDYLPQFQPAQVISTIGGIILISGFILMVYNLVMGVRKGAPAPANPWGGSTLEWQIPSPPPVENFDEAPVIKQNPYDYK
- a CDS encoding cytochrome c oxidase subunit 3 family protein, whose protein sequence is MSETETHLEEHRDDEASKLGMWLFIFTELLLFGGLFLVYSIYRAQYPANFHEASLELSVTIGAINTIVLLFSSMTIAMALTAMQKGNKKLTLRLIAVTLLMAVVFLVNKYFEWGAKFEHGLYPGSDLMPLLERGHLLYFSLYFFMTGLHALHIIIGMILLLVVYFKVKNGSIHIERFVLLENGALYWHLVDLIWIFLFPLLYLIT
- a CDS encoding cytochrome C oxidase subunit IV family protein, yielding MSDKTTHITEYKVLVRVLLALMFFTFLTISITSFHLAAFTVTVALLIAGVKGFLVLSYFMHLKYESMLLRILVGMIFVLFTLIVLITFIDYSYR
- the coxB gene encoding cytochrome c oxidase subunit II, which translates into the protein MFSEASNFVHGVDKAFLIILGISFFFLISLTTTMLVFVVKYNRKKNAEAVQIKDSSLLEFTWTAIPMILVLFMFYVGWEGFLPMRKAPAGAMEVKVIGRMWKWAFEYPGKKQSDTLVLPINKAVKLNLISKDVIHGLFIPAFRIKEDVVPGKNNYTWFIPGLIGEYDLLCSSYCGINHSYMSAVVKVVPEPVFTKWLAALPVKKVDDNNEGYIVLEKNGCFSCHSLEGSKLIGPSFKGIYGTTVEVITDGVKRKVVVDDDYITNSIYDPGKDVVVGFPQGLMKSYNGLVKKNDIPKITEYLKTLAPK
- a CDS encoding protoheme IX farnesyltransferase translates to MTGYIVCAGAFDFQILFLALGVFLLAGGAGALNQIQERSYDARMERTMNRPIPSGRISVANAVMVSLFFIVGGTMMLYLFFGLIPAVLGLFNILWYNLFYTNLKKVTAFAVVPGSLTGAVPALMGWAAAGGSILDSTIIFIAFFLFIWQVPHFWLLMLKYGKEYEEAGFPTINRTVSPANLRMIVFSWIIATSASSMMVPFFISDISTVLFAAIVILNILFVTTFIKLSFGKSAVINLRSSFLSLNIYMLLFMVIMAVYHLLV
- a CDS encoding menaquinone biosynthesis protein; translated protein: MPSLKISAVSYLNTLPFIYGIKKSGFLEDYELSLDVPSICAEKVIQKKADIGLIPVGALLKIPAYRLQSDYCIGAQGKVKSVLLLSNKPLDKIKKIYLDTESRTSVALARLLAMHFWKIQPEYFYVPDGGNDRYRLLESVVVIGDKAFGLEPLYEFSYDLAAEWNRFTGLPFVFAVWASGRKLPDEQENAFAMATEYGVSCIRETIEDAYETSKISIDLDDYYRNCLSYSLDDDKKKGMNLFLEYLKKANFKQ